In the Sediminibacter sp. Hel_I_10 genome, one interval contains:
- the pgk gene encoding phosphoglycerate kinase: protein MKTLNDFDFNNKKALIRVDFNVPLNDKFEVTDDTRIRSAKPTIIKILEDGGSCILMSHLGRPKGVQDEFSLRHIIDKVEDIMGVEVKFVEDCVGEKAEAAVANLKHGEILLLENLRFHDEETAGDRKFAESLSKLGDIYVNDAFGTAHRAHASTTIVAEFFPNNKCFGNLLAQEIESIKKVMQTGEKPVLAVLGGAKVSSKITIIENILDKVDHLIIGGGMTYTFIKAQGGKVGDSICEDDKMELALEILKEAKNKNVKIHLPVDVVAADDFANDANTQVVDVDKIPDGWQGLDAGPKSKELFHDVVLQCKTILWNGPLGVFEMENFAKGTIALGESIAEATKNGAFSLVGGGDSVSAVKQFGFENKVSYVSTGGGAMLESLEGKTLPGIAAILD from the coding sequence ATGAAAACGCTCAACGACTTCGATTTTAATAATAAAAAAGCACTTATTCGTGTAGATTTTAATGTTCCTCTTAATGACAAATTTGAGGTCACTGATGATACAAGAATTCGATCTGCAAAACCAACCATCATTAAAATTCTTGAAGATGGTGGGAGTTGTATTTTAATGTCACATTTGGGCCGCCCAAAAGGAGTTCAAGATGAGTTTTCTTTACGTCATATAATTGACAAAGTAGAAGATATTATGGGGGTTGAAGTCAAGTTTGTAGAAGATTGTGTAGGCGAGAAGGCCGAAGCAGCAGTTGCAAACCTAAAGCATGGTGAAATTTTACTTTTGGAAAACCTGCGTTTTCATGACGAAGAAACTGCTGGAGATAGAAAGTTTGCAGAATCCTTATCGAAACTTGGTGATATTTACGTGAATGATGCCTTTGGTACTGCACATAGAGCTCATGCTTCTACAACAATTGTTGCTGAATTTTTCCCTAATAATAAATGCTTCGGAAATTTGCTCGCTCAAGAAATCGAGAGCATTAAGAAAGTGATGCAAACGGGTGAAAAGCCTGTTTTAGCTGTCTTAGGTGGCGCTAAAGTGTCATCAAAAATTACGATTATAGAAAATATATTGGATAAAGTAGATCATCTCATCATTGGAGGTGGTATGACCTATACGTTTATTAAGGCGCAAGGTGGTAAGGTTGGAGATTCTATCTGTGAGGATGATAAAATGGAATTGGCTCTAGAGATTCTAAAAGAAGCAAAAAATAAAAACGTAAAAATCCATTTACCGGTAGATGTTGTTGCAGCAGATGATTTTGCTAATGATGCCAACACCCAAGTTGTTGACGTTGACAAAATCCCTGATGGATGGCAAGGGCTTGACGCAGGCCCTAAATCTAAAGAACTTTTTCACGACGTCGTTTTACAATGTAAAACGATTTTATGGAATGGTCCCTTAGGTGTTTTTGAAATGGAAAACTTTGCCAAAGGTACCATCGCTCTTGGCGAATCTATTGCCGAGGCTACTAAAAATGGCGCATTTTCACTTGTAGGCGGAGGAGACTCTGTTTCGGCAGTAAAACAATTTGGCTTTGAGAACAAAGTAAGCTATGTGAGTACAGGTGGAGGTGCCATGTTGGAGAGCCTTGAAGGCAAGACCCTGCCTGGTATTGCTGCTATTTTAGATTAA
- a CDS encoding DNA polymerase III subunit delta' produces MLFSEILGQSHIKNHLTKSADFGRVPHAQLFVGPEGSGTLPMAIAYAQYLLCQNTNAENDNGVAACNLKFKNFSHPDLHFAFPVATTDKIKKHPVSSHFLTEWRELLTKQPYGNLFDWYRLLGIDNKQGQIGVDEAQEIVKSLSLKSYEGGYKVMLIWMAEKMNTAAANKLLKLIEEPPNKTIFILVTEDEEQIINTIRSRCQVLHFPPLAEDVIKEALIRNYQLSETDAIKISHQSNGNYNKACDLVYSDSEDTQFEEWFIFWIRAAFKAKGNKSAIHDLMSWSETLAKTGRETQKQFLNFCIDFFRQALLLNYKADELVFMEPKSSFKLEKFAPFIHGNNIMEISEELQNAIYHIERNGNSKIVLTDLSIKLTRLLHKKAD; encoded by the coding sequence ATGCTGTTTTCTGAAATATTAGGTCAAAGCCACATTAAGAACCACCTTACTAAAAGCGCCGATTTTGGTAGGGTGCCACACGCGCAATTATTTGTTGGTCCTGAAGGCTCAGGAACCTTACCCATGGCCATTGCTTATGCACAATACTTGTTGTGCCAAAACACCAATGCTGAAAATGATAATGGTGTTGCTGCATGTAACTTGAAATTTAAAAACTTCTCTCATCCAGATTTACATTTTGCCTTTCCGGTTGCAACCACAGATAAAATAAAAAAACATCCGGTCTCTAGCCATTTCTTGACCGAGTGGCGCGAATTACTGACCAAACAGCCCTACGGCAACCTATTTGATTGGTATCGACTACTAGGGATAGATAATAAACAAGGCCAAATTGGTGTAGACGAAGCCCAAGAAATAGTAAAATCACTTTCTTTAAAATCTTACGAGGGCGGTTATAAAGTGATGCTGATCTGGATGGCAGAGAAAATGAATACCGCTGCCGCAAATAAGCTTTTAAAGCTCATTGAAGAGCCACCAAATAAGACCATATTTATTTTAGTTACCGAAGATGAAGAGCAGATTATCAACACGATACGGTCTAGATGCCAAGTATTACACTTTCCGCCATTGGCCGAAGACGTTATAAAAGAAGCTCTAATTAGAAACTATCAACTCTCAGAGACAGATGCCATTAAAATTTCGCATCAATCTAATGGCAATTACAATAAGGCCTGTGATTTGGTATACAGCGATTCTGAAGACACACAGTTTGAAGAGTGGTTTATATTTTGGATTAGAGCCGCATTTAAAGCAAAAGGAAACAAAAGTGCCATTCATGATCTCATGTCTTGGAGCGAAACCTTAGCTAAAACCGGAAGAGAAACTCAAAAGCAGTTTCTCAATTTCTGCATCGATTTTTTCAGACAAGCTTTATTACTTAATTATAAAGCCGATGAACTAGTCTTTATGGAACCAAAATCTTCATTTAAGCTTGAAAAGTTTGCGCCTTTTATTCACGGGAATAATATTATGGAAATTTCCGAAGAACTTCAAAATGCGATTTATCATATAGAACGTAATGGCAATTCGAAAATCGTTCTAACCGACTTATCTATCAAACTCACACGATTATTGCATAAAAAAGCCGACTAA
- a CDS encoding OmpH family outer membrane protein: MKKLIGLLSMTLVLASCQEQQKIAFVDNGEVINAYQEKIDIEAKYDVKDKAFQKRTDSIGRAFQTEAQGFQAKAESMSQQEQQEQYQALGQKQQMLQQQFQMEQQQLTKEFNVEIDSVLSHVKTFVADYGKKNGYTFILGKNEAGSVMFGDDDKDISKEIIEALNADYKKEEE, encoded by the coding sequence ATGAAAAAATTAATAGGTCTATTATCAATGACACTCGTATTGGCCTCTTGCCAAGAACAACAAAAAATTGCTTTTGTAGATAACGGAGAGGTGATTAACGCTTATCAAGAAAAAATAGATATTGAAGCAAAATACGATGTTAAGGATAAAGCATTTCAAAAACGTACAGATAGTATAGGAAGAGCTTTTCAAACAGAAGCGCAAGGATTTCAAGCAAAAGCTGAAAGCATGTCTCAACAAGAACAACAAGAACAGTATCAAGCTTTGGGTCAAAAACAGCAAATGTTGCAACAACAATTTCAAATGGAGCAGCAGCAATTAACTAAAGAATTTAATGTGGAGATTGACTCTGTATTAAGCCACGTTAAAACGTTTGTTGCAGATTACGGTAAGAAAAATGGCTATACTTTTATTTTAGGCAAAAATGAAGCGGGTAGCGTGATGTTTGGTGATGACGATAAGGATATCTCTAAAGAAATCATAGAAGCCCTTAACGCCGATTATAAAAAAGAAGAGGAGTAA
- a CDS encoding bifunctional 2-polyprenyl-6-hydroxyphenol methylase/3-demethylubiquinol 3-O-methyltransferase UbiG encodes MSTKANYTNYLKVKDHSVSGESFDLVQHSEQDLLETRPQPSEEKLSQYYNSDDYISHTDTKRNWFEKLYHLVRSVALKRKLNLISAFASEEKKLLDFGCGTGDFLKVAQEHGWDVSGIEPSSKARAIANQKTNETVFDKDQLFQFKKGQFDVITLWHVLEHLPNLELHLNTFEALLKPNGTLIIAVPNYKSYDALHYKEFWAAYDVPRHLWHFSQEGMSRILKLAKMEVVDVKPMVFDAFYVSLLSEKYKSNSMKPFSAFWTGWRSNIKARQSGEYSSLIYVIERSKTTI; translated from the coding sequence GTGTCTACAAAAGCAAATTATACAAACTATTTAAAAGTAAAAGATCATTCCGTTTCAGGAGAGTCTTTTGACTTGGTACAGCATAGTGAACAGGATTTATTAGAAACCCGGCCGCAACCATCCGAAGAAAAATTATCTCAATATTATAACAGTGACGATTATATTTCCCACACAGATACCAAGCGTAATTGGTTTGAAAAACTATATCATCTTGTTCGATCGGTGGCCTTAAAAAGGAAATTAAATTTAATTTCAGCATTTGCTTCCGAAGAAAAAAAGCTTTTGGATTTTGGATGTGGTACAGGAGATTTTTTAAAAGTAGCTCAAGAGCATGGTTGGGATGTTTCAGGGATTGAACCCAGCTCAAAAGCAAGAGCCATTGCCAACCAAAAAACAAATGAAACTGTATTTGATAAGGATCAACTTTTTCAATTTAAAAAAGGACAATTTGATGTGATTACGCTTTGGCATGTTTTAGAACACTTGCCAAATCTAGAATTACATCTCAATACTTTTGAAGCACTTCTCAAACCAAATGGAACATTAATCATAGCCGTTCCAAATTATAAAAGTTATGATGCGTTACATTATAAAGAGTTTTGGGCAGCCTATGATGTGCCTCGACATTTATGGCATTTTTCTCAAGAGGGAATGTCTCGTATATTGAAGTTAGCTAAGATGGAAGTAGTAGATGTGAAGCCGATGGTTTTTGACGCCTTTTACGTGAGTCTACTTTCTGAAAAATATAAATCGAATTCTATGAAGCCATTCAGTGCATTTTGGACAGGTTGGCGATCAAACATCAAAGCCAGGCAATCTGGAGAGTATTCATCACTTATTTATGTGATTGAAAGATCTAAAACGACAATTTAG
- the mnmG gene encoding tRNA uridine-5-carboxymethylaminomethyl(34) synthesis enzyme MnmG, protein MFNERYDVIVVGAGHAGSEAAAAAANMGSKTLLITMNLQNIAQMSCNPAMGGIAKGQIVREIDALGGYSGIVSDSSAIQFKMLNKSKGPAMWSPRVQSDRMRFAEDWRLMLERTDNLDFYQEMVSGLLIENHKIVGVKTSLGIKVKAKTVVLTNGTFLNGLIHIGDKNFGGGRAGERAATGITEELIELGFESGRMKTGTPPRVDGRSLDYSKMTEQPGDDHPEKFSYLERIKPLQHQRSCHMTYTSPEVHDLLREGFDRSPMFNGSIKSTGPRYCPSIEDKINRFAERDRHQLFVEPEGWNTVEVYVNGFSTSLPEDVQYKALKSVAGFEKVKFFRPGYAIEYDYFPPTQLKHTLETKLVEGLFFAGQINGTTGYEEAASQGLMAGINAALKVQEREAFILKRNEAYIGVLVDDLITKGTEEPYRMFTSRAEYRTLLRQDNADFRLTPKGFQLGLASQVRLDRMEEKLSQSENFVEFFKDTSVKPEEINPILESKDSSAVSQSDKMFKIFSRPNITTEDMRKVASVEDYIQSHNLDNEVIEQAEIQIKYSGYIKKEKNNADKLNRLEDVKIPKNFDYTKLKSMSSEGIQKLSKIQPVTISQASRISGVSPSDVSVLLVYLGR, encoded by the coding sequence ATGTTTAACGAACGTTATGATGTTATAGTTGTGGGAGCCGGTCATGCTGGTAGTGAGGCTGCGGCCGCTGCTGCAAACATGGGTAGTAAAACACTATTGATTACAATGAACCTTCAAAACATCGCTCAGATGTCTTGTAATCCTGCTATGGGCGGTATTGCGAAGGGGCAAATCGTAAGAGAGATTGATGCGCTTGGAGGATACAGCGGTATAGTTAGTGACTCTTCTGCCATACAATTTAAAATGCTTAATAAATCAAAGGGTCCAGCGATGTGGAGTCCAAGAGTTCAAAGCGATCGCATGCGGTTTGCCGAAGACTGGAGGTTAATGTTGGAAAGAACCGATAATCTTGATTTTTATCAAGAGATGGTTTCTGGTTTATTGATTGAGAATCATAAGATCGTTGGAGTTAAAACATCTCTTGGTATTAAAGTAAAGGCTAAAACAGTAGTGCTTACTAACGGTACTTTTCTAAATGGTCTTATCCATATTGGTGATAAAAACTTTGGAGGAGGAAGAGCAGGAGAAAGAGCGGCAACTGGTATTACAGAAGAGCTTATTGAATTGGGTTTTGAGTCAGGTAGGATGAAGACGGGTACACCTCCAAGAGTAGATGGAAGGTCGTTGGATTATTCTAAAATGACTGAACAACCTGGTGATGATCACCCTGAAAAGTTTTCTTACTTAGAGCGCATAAAACCATTACAGCATCAAAGATCTTGTCACATGACTTACACCAGTCCTGAGGTGCACGATCTATTGAGAGAGGGTTTTGATAGGAGCCCTATGTTTAACGGAAGTATAAAAAGTACTGGTCCTAGATATTGTCCTTCTATAGAAGATAAAATCAACAGATTCGCAGAGCGTGATAGACATCAACTTTTTGTCGAGCCAGAGGGCTGGAATACGGTTGAGGTTTATGTTAACGGATTCTCAACATCCTTACCCGAAGATGTGCAATACAAAGCATTAAAATCGGTTGCTGGATTTGAAAAGGTTAAGTTTTTTAGACCTGGTTATGCCATCGAATACGATTATTTTCCACCAACCCAATTAAAGCATACTTTAGAAACCAAACTTGTGGAGGGCTTATTTTTCGCTGGTCAAATTAATGGTACCACTGGATATGAAGAAGCAGCTTCGCAAGGGTTAATGGCAGGCATCAATGCGGCATTAAAAGTTCAAGAAAGAGAAGCGTTTATTCTAAAAAGAAATGAAGCTTATATTGGAGTTCTCGTCGATGATTTGATCACCAAGGGCACTGAAGAACCGTATCGCATGTTTACCTCTAGGGCAGAATATAGAACCTTGTTGAGACAGGATAATGCCGATTTTAGATTAACACCTAAAGGGTTTCAGCTTGGGTTAGCGAGTCAAGTTCGTTTAGATAGGATGGAAGAGAAGTTGTCACAATCTGAAAATTTTGTTGAATTCTTTAAGGATACTAGTGTAAAACCTGAAGAGATCAATCCTATTTTAGAGTCTAAAGATTCTTCCGCCGTGAGTCAATCTGATAAAATGTTCAAGATTTTTTCTCGTCCAAATATCACTACAGAAGATATGCGTAAAGTTGCATCTGTAGAAGATTATATCCAATCGCATAACTTGGATAATGAAGTCATCGAGCAAGCAGAGATCCAGATCAAGTATTCAGGTTATATCAAAAAGGAAAAAAACAACGCCGACAAATTGAATCGTCTGGAGGATGTTAAGATTCCAAAGAATTTCGATTACACGAAATTGAAGTCTATGAGTTCTGAGGGCATCCAAAAACTAAGTAAAATTCAACCAGTGACCATATCTCAGGCATCTAGAATTAGCGGAGTTTCGCCAAGTGATGTTTCTGTGCTTTTAGTATATCTGGGTCGATAA
- the ybeY gene encoding rRNA maturation RNase YbeY: MISFNTETAFELQDEALFTDWISQALEDEEKSEGEINYIFCDDEYLYEMNVKYLNHDTYTDVISFDYSIGNEIHGDIYISIDRVVENAKEFNSEFINELQRVMIHGILHFCGYKDKSEDEAKLMRHKEDFYLAKLN; this comes from the coding sequence ATGATTAGTTTTAATACAGAAACGGCATTTGAGCTTCAAGATGAGGCTTTGTTTACAGATTGGATTTCACAAGCGTTAGAAGACGAGGAGAAAAGTGAAGGGGAGATCAATTACATTTTTTGTGATGATGAGTACCTTTATGAGATGAATGTGAAATATCTAAATCACGACACTTATACCGATGTTATTAGTTTTGATTATTCTATCGGAAATGAGATTCATGGCGATATATATATTAGTATCGATCGCGTTGTAGAAAACGCCAAGGAATTTAATTCTGAATTTATAAATGAATTACAGCGGGTCATGATCCACGGCATTTTACATTTTTGTGGTTACAAAGACAAGTCAGAAGACGAAGCAAAACTAATGCGTCACAAAGAAGATTTCTACTTAGCAAAGCTCAATTAG
- a CDS encoding DUF4175 family protein, whose amino-acid sequence MASNFKNIQHKLEQFIKRYYVNELLKGIILFFAIGFLYLMATLFIEYVLWLNPTARAILFWVFISVEIGLFVKFIALPLTKLFKLQKGIDYEDASKIIGQHFPEVSDKLLNVLQLKQNTHQSELLLASIEQKSEELTPIPFNFAINFKKNAKYLKYAAIPIVILLLSYATGKINWFSESYERVVNYKTAYEPPAPFQFFVINDNLQAIENTDFKLLVSTAGEITPENAQIVYNDQTYFLQQTAPGQFEYTFTQPKEAITFQLNANNVNSRLYDLNVIQTPTIVNFEMLLDYPAYTNKSNELLKSSGNATIPEGTNVTWRVKAKSTDAVSLYAKDTLSFESKPNGQFETTKRIFENTDYAITTTNAQLKDYENLAFSLNVIKDNYPELEVKMEKDSLDNQTLYFYGQVSDDYGLQKLQMVYYPSKSPQDKSFEVLTVSKSNFDEFVSAFPNNLNLSEGVDYELYFQVFDNDAIHNFKSTKSAVFNYRKLTKDEEEQKQLKEQNETIEDISKTFDKMQEQDKELKELSKTQKEKEELNFNDKKKFENFIQRQKEQEQLMKNFNKKLKDNLEQFQEDNKEKDPFKEELKKRLDENEEQLKKDEKLLEELKKLQDKIQKEELNEKLEELAKQNKNKERSLKQLLELSKRYYVAKKAEKLMKDLDKLAEEQEQLSEETKEKNTKEAQEDLNKKFEDFQKEMDALQKENEALKKPMSLPEDEPTEEAIRQDQEEATEALEEQEAKDEEGGEEQEPQEKQDPQGQEKQEPMEGSPQQKAQKKQKQAAKKMKQMAQSMSGMMAMGSGDQLQEDATVLRQILDNLVLFSFDQEALMNQFKTMQIDNNEYGKYLRKQSNLREHFEHIDDSLFALSLRQPKISEQVNKKIVDVFYNIDKSLEQLSENQIYQGVSSQQYTVTSTNELADFLSDILDNMNAQMNPSMGMGKGKGKGEQLPDIIMSQGELNKKMEDGMKKGGEKGEKTSPSKKGEGEGEGQDGKEGEKGQSKDGKRGESGEGGKEGNKDGDGKGESEQMNGELYEIYQQQQQLRQALEIQLKDKFSKEGNKELAEKLVKDMEEVELDLINKGFTNQTLQKMMELQHQLLKLENATFMQGEDSKRKSETNDKRFENTSNDKLPDAKTYFNTTEILNRQALPLQQTYKKKVQEYFKKSDD is encoded by the coding sequence ATGGCTTCAAATTTTAAAAACATACAGCATAAATTAGAACAGTTCATCAAACGCTATTACGTTAATGAGCTTCTAAAAGGAATCATCTTATTTTTCGCTATTGGATTTTTGTATTTGATGGCCACTTTATTTATTGAATATGTTTTATGGCTTAATCCAACGGCAAGGGCCATATTGTTTTGGGTATTTATTAGCGTCGAAATTGGACTGTTTGTTAAATTTATAGCGCTACCCTTAACCAAGCTTTTTAAATTACAAAAAGGGATTGATTACGAGGATGCTTCGAAAATCATTGGCCAACATTTCCCTGAGGTGAGTGATAAGTTGCTTAATGTATTGCAATTGAAGCAAAATACGCACCAATCAGAACTCCTCCTTGCAAGTATTGAACAGAAGTCAGAAGAACTAACGCCAATCCCCTTTAATTTTGCAATCAACTTTAAAAAGAATGCCAAGTATTTAAAATATGCCGCAATCCCAATTGTTATTTTATTATTATCCTATGCAACCGGTAAGATCAACTGGTTTAGTGAAAGCTATGAACGTGTTGTAAATTATAAGACAGCTTATGAGCCACCGGCCCCTTTTCAGTTTTTTGTTATTAACGATAATTTACAGGCCATTGAAAATACCGATTTCAAACTCTTAGTATCCACTGCAGGGGAGATTACACCAGAAAACGCTCAAATTGTCTATAATGACCAAACGTATTTTTTGCAGCAAACAGCCCCTGGTCAATTTGAATATACCTTTACGCAACCCAAGGAGGCTATCACATTTCAGTTAAATGCTAATAATGTAAATTCTCGATTGTATGATTTAAACGTTATTCAAACGCCTACAATTGTAAACTTTGAAATGCTTCTCGATTATCCTGCTTATACCAACAAATCAAATGAGCTTTTAAAAAGCTCTGGTAACGCTACTATTCCCGAAGGGACCAACGTCACTTGGAGGGTAAAGGCTAAATCAACAGATGCCGTAAGCTTGTATGCTAAGGACACCTTAAGTTTTGAGTCTAAACCTAATGGACAGTTCGAAACCACTAAGCGAATTTTTGAGAATACCGATTACGCTATTACAACAACAAATGCCCAATTAAAAGATTATGAGAATCTAGCTTTTTCTCTTAACGTGATTAAAGATAATTACCCCGAGTTGGAGGTAAAAATGGAAAAAGATAGTTTAGATAATCAAACTTTATATTTCTATGGACAAGTAAGTGATGATTACGGATTGCAAAAATTGCAAATGGTATATTATCCTAGCAAGTCTCCTCAAGATAAATCATTCGAGGTCCTGACGGTTTCAAAGTCTAATTTTGACGAATTTGTTAGTGCTTTTCCAAACAATTTAAACCTATCAGAAGGGGTTGATTATGAACTTTACTTTCAGGTGTTCGATAATGATGCCATCCATAATTTCAAAAGTACGAAGAGCGCGGTTTTTAATTATCGAAAACTCACAAAGGATGAAGAAGAGCAAAAACAACTTAAAGAGCAAAATGAGACCATAGAAGATATTAGTAAGACGTTTGATAAAATGCAAGAGCAAGACAAAGAGCTCAAAGAATTATCTAAAACCCAAAAGGAAAAAGAGGAGCTTAATTTTAACGATAAAAAAAAGTTTGAAAACTTTATCCAAAGGCAAAAGGAGCAAGAGCAGCTTATGAAGAATTTCAATAAGAAGCTCAAGGATAATTTAGAACAATTTCAAGAGGACAACAAAGAGAAAGATCCGTTCAAGGAAGAACTAAAAAAGCGCTTAGATGAGAATGAAGAGCAGCTTAAAAAAGATGAAAAGTTACTTGAGGAACTAAAGAAGCTACAGGATAAAATTCAGAAAGAAGAACTGAACGAGAAATTAGAAGAACTGGCGAAGCAGAATAAAAATAAAGAGCGCAGCTTAAAGCAGTTATTGGAATTGAGCAAAAGATATTACGTTGCCAAGAAGGCAGAAAAGCTAATGAAGGATTTGGATAAATTGGCTGAAGAGCAAGAACAACTTTCCGAAGAAACAAAAGAGAAAAATACCAAGGAAGCACAAGAGGATCTGAACAAGAAATTTGAGGATTTTCAAAAAGAAATGGATGCCCTCCAAAAGGAAAACGAGGCATTGAAAAAACCTATGAGCCTTCCAGAGGATGAACCTACAGAAGAAGCCATAAGACAAGATCAAGAAGAAGCCACTGAAGCTTTGGAAGAACAAGAAGCTAAAGATGAAGAGGGGGGAGAGGAGCAGGAACCTCAAGAAAAGCAAGACCCACAAGGTCAAGAAAAGCAAGAGCCTATGGAAGGTTCTCCTCAGCAGAAGGCACAAAAGAAGCAGAAGCAGGCTGCAAAAAAAATGAAGCAGATGGCACAGAGTATGAGTGGCATGATGGCAATGGGATCAGGTGACCAACTTCAAGAGGATGCAACGGTCTTGAGACAGATTCTCGATAATTTGGTATTGTTTTCGTTTGATCAGGAAGCACTAATGAATCAGTTTAAAACGATGCAGATTGATAATAACGAGTATGGTAAGTATTTAAGAAAACAGAGTAATTTAAGGGAGCATTTTGAACATATAGACGATAGTTTATTTGCCCTATCACTAAGACAACCTAAAATCTCGGAGCAAGTGAATAAGAAGATTGTGGATGTCTTTTATAATATAGATAAATCTTTAGAACAATTATCTGAAAATCAAATATATCAAGGCGTTTCATCTCAGCAATATACGGTGACCTCTACAAACGAATTGGCTGATTTTTTAAGTGATATTTTAGATAATATGAATGCTCAAATGAATCCTTCTATGGGGATGGGTAAGGGGAAAGGTAAGGGAGAACAGTTGCCTGATATTATCATGAGTCAAGGAGAGTTGAATAAGAAGATGGAAGATGGAATGAAGAAAGGTGGGGAAAAAGGAGAAAAAACTAGTCCAAGCAAAAAAGGTGAAGGCGAGGGCGAAGGACAAGATGGAAAGGAAGGCGAAAAAGGTCAATCTAAGGATGGTAAACGAGGAGAGTCTGGTGAAGGCGGCAAGGAAGGAAATAAGGATGGCGACGGAAAAGGAGAGAGTGAACAAATGAACGGTGAGCTTTATGAAATTTACCAACAGCAGCAACAGTTAAGACAAGCTTTAGAGATCCAGCTCAAGGATAAATTTAGTAAAGAGGGTAATAAGGAACTTGCGGAAAAGTTGGTTAAAGATATGGAAGAAGTGGAACTGGATTTAATCAATAAAGGATTCACTAACCAAACACTCCAAAAGATGATGGAGTTGCAGCATCAATTGCTCAAATTAGAGAACGCGACTTTTATGCAAGGGGAGGATAGCAAACGTAAATCTGAAACCAATGATAAGCGCTTTGAGAATACGTCAAACGATAAATTGCCAGATGCTAAAACCTATTTCAATACTACGGAAATTTTAAATAGACAAGCGCTACCTTTGCAACAAACCTACAAGAAGAAGGTTCAAGAATATTTCAAGAAAAGCGATGATTAG